Below is a genomic region from Gemmatimonadetes bacterium SCN 70-22.
AAGCACACCAATGGTACGTCGCAAAGAATTACCGCATCTGCGGGCATCGCGATCGTCAAGCCGCACTTTCCATTCGCTTCGGCTCACGACTTGGCCAGCGGGCTGACCAAGTCTGCGAAGAGTGCCAAGCATTACCTCGGCATCCCAGCGTCGTCGCTTGATTTCCACATACTCTATGACTCGAGCATTTCCGAGCTCGACGCGATCAGGAAGCGTCTGCACACCGGCGAAACGCTGCTCACCGCAAAGCCGTACGTCGTGCATTCAGCGGCCCTGATCACGACGCTGAATGAAGAACAGCGCTTGTGGGCAGACCGTCACGATGTCGAGCAGCTTCGCCGTCGTGTCAATCTCATCGAAACAGGGCGCCTCGCGACGGGACAGGCGGCCCTCCCCTCGGCGCAGGTCCAGCAGTTGCGCGAGGCCATGTTTCGAGGGGTCGCCGACGCCAGCGAGCGCTTCAGCATCTTGAAAGCGCGACATGGCGTCTCGGGGGTCGCCGACCTCGGGGACAGCCACGCTGCCGACGATCGGCATCCGCTGTATTGGGAGGAACCGACTATCGAGGCGGTGACAGCGGGAACGTCACAATCGATTCGGCGAACGGGAGCACTCGATGCCATCGATGCCGTAGAGTTCCTCTCCAGCGACTCGGCTTCGAGTTCCGCGGCCATGGCGTTCGAGGCTGCGCCGTGAGCGCCAAGTCACTGCGGTATCAGCTTCGCTTTCACAGCGACTGGCACATTGGCAGCGGCTTCGGTCGCCCGAAGGCTGTGGATCGCCTGGTCCTGCGTCACGCGCAGGACGACCTGCCGTATGTGCCGGGAAAGAGCATCACCGGCGTCTGGCGCGAGGCGTGTGAGGTGGTTGCCCGGGGTCTCGACGAGGGAAATGACGGGGCGCCGTGGCAGGTATGGTTGGCGACGCTCTTTGGCCGGCGCGTGCATGGCAGGATGGGCGGGCGGCCCAGCGCGAAACGCATCCGAATCGGCGCTGCGCGCTTCGACGATGCGTTCCGCCAGGCGCTCGTGGCGTCGCCCGCGGTGAGAGAGACGCTCACGCACGTTGTGCCGGGGGTGGAGATCGACGAACGGACCGGGCGCGCCATGGACCAGCAGCTTCGGTTCATCGAGATGACGCGGGCGGGCGCTATACTCGTTGGTGACGTCGAGTTCGTCGAACTGGATGATGGCGAAGCCGCAGCGGCCATGGCGCTGCTCCGTGCAGGCGCGACGTGGGTGGAGGCCATCGGGGGAAAGCGTCGCCGCGGCGCCGGACGTTGCGATCTCGAGCTGCTGGAGGCGGCGCGGCCGGGCGACATCGCGGTCCTCAAGGGTCCACCGCCGAAGATCCGCGAGACGAGTGCGCAGTTCGTTCTCGAGCCCAGTGCCAACCGGGCGCAATCGAGCGGCGACGCGTGGATCAGTTACGACCTGACGCTCGACGCGACAACCCCGCTCGTCATCGCGGATCGCGCGGCGGGCAACATCGTCCAGTGCCTTCCATATATCCCCGGTAGCCTGCTGCTCCCGGCCATCCTGCAGCGGTTGCGCCGTGCCGTTGATGGACTCGACACCGATGCGGCGGCGCGCAGGGGGGACGTCATCGTCACGAACGCCACGGTGGACGTCGGCGGAACTGCCGGTCGTCCCATCCCGCGTTCGCTCGTGCAGGACAAGAAGGATCCCGACGCCTATCCTGGCCTGCGCAACCGGCTTCTCGAGAAGGATGACGACGACGGACGACCGATGGAGGCTCCGTCGCGTGCGTTCGTGGGCCGCTGGAACGCTGGAATCCCTCTCCCGTGGCAACGGCCACTGATCGGTACCACCACGCATAGCGTCATCGACGAGGTAGCCCAGCGCCCCACCGCCGACGTTGGCGGCGTCTATACATACGAATGGCTGCATCCCGGCACGCGGCTTCGCGCGCAGTTGCGAATCCGCGCATCGCTGATGGCTGACGAGGTCGACTTCAAAGGGTTCATCGATGGTCAGATTCGCGTTGGACGCGCCTGGGATGAATACGGCGCGGTCACGGTCAACGCGACGCGGGTCGATGCTGCCAATTCCGAATTGAGCGCAGTCGCGCGTGATGACGACGAGCTGTACGTCTGGCTGGTGAGCGACCTGCTGCTCGACGACGATACGCTCGCTCCCGCCAGTTCGGAGCTTGCGCTCCGCGCTGCGTTGGAGGACGCATTGGACGCGAGACTTCATCCTCGTTCGGCAGAACGCAACCCGAACGGGCGCGACGCGATGCTGGGGCCGGCGCGTCGCGAGTCGTGGGCGACGGCCTGGGGGCTGCCACGCGCGAGTCTCCTTGGGATTTCGGCGGGGAGCGTCGCGGCGTATTCGGTGCGCGCCAAGGACGGAACGCCCCTCGATGCAGCGACGCGCACCACACTGTCGGACCGGCTTTCGCGAGTCATGGCCTCGGGGCTTGGGGCGCGGCGGGGCGAAGGGTTCGGTCAAGTACGCTTCAACGACCCTATGCTCACCTCGAAGGTGGAGGGACTGGCGCGAAGCGCTGCGCCGGAAAGCGAGAGCGACACCCCAGAGGGGCGCTCGCGACCGCGAGTGGCGCCAACGGCTCTTTCTCGCGCGCTCGAACGACGTGCATGGCGTGACGCCATCGATCGAGCGGCCCGCGCTGTGGTGCCGTCAGGGTCTGCCGCGGGCCGGGCGAGAGGAAAGGCGCCGCCGCTCGGCATCGCGGCGGCGATCTTGCCCTTCACACACGAGCAACCAGGCAGCGCGCAGCTCGGTGCGCTGCGAACGGTGCTTGCGCATGCCACGCGCGCGGACAACGAGAATGCTGCACGCGAGGTGCTGAAGGCTTGGTGCGATGCGATTGCCAATACGCTTGCGCGAGCCAAGAATTGGGAAGCACTCCTCTCGACCCTCCAGCGCTTGATCGGCGAACGCGACGCGATCTGGTCGTCGCTGGGACTTGACGATGCGCGCCTGACGAGCCTCTCGTTGGACGCAGAGTCCGTGCAGCCGCTCAAGAGCGAACTGTGGGTCGAAGCGCTCCAGACGTTCGTCCTGCAGGCCATTCGCCAGCGAAAGGGGCCGAAGCCGGGGGGTGTCGATGCGTGACGTCGTCGAGCGACTGACCGTACGAGGTTGGCTGGTGGCCCAGTCTCCGCTGCACGTCGGCGGATTGGCGTCGGAGGCCGACGTCGACCTGACGCTGGCGCGCGACGGGCTGGATCGGTTCGTGGTACCGGGGACGAGCCTGGCCGGCGCCTTCCGATCATGGATGAAGCCGGCGGTGGGTGTGGGTATCGACGATTCGGCGCTCACCCAGTGGGTGTGGGGGGAGCAAGAGCACGCGAGTCATCTCTCCATCGAGGACGGTCTCATCTTCCCGACACTCGACTCGGCCATCCGTGCGGTAGACGCGACGCGTCATCTTCGCGACCCGCTCATGGATCCCGTCGCCAGTCGACGCGTCGAAGTTCGAACGGGAGTCGGGATCTCGCGCGAGAGCGGTACCGCAGCGCCAGGCATTCTGTATACGCGCGCGGTGCTCGGCGCCGGCATTGCCGTGCGGTTCGCGGCCACGCTCGAGGTCCCGCAACGCGCGGATGGCACCGCCTTTCGCGCTTACTTCAAGTGCCTCGTCGACGCACTGGCGAACGGCGACATCCTCCTTGGCGCGGTCAAGAGCGCCGGGCTGGGTCGCGTGCAGCTGGATGCGAACTCGGCCACGGTAGAGCGAGTCGACATGTCGTCGCGCGAGGGCGTGCTGAGCCGACTCGAAGGTTCAACACCCACCGTTCCACTGGGGGACTTCGACTGGGCGACCGACGATGTGATGTTTGCGCTTCCGGCGCGCGCTCGCGTAGAGGTACCCTGGGTGCAGCTACTCCCGATCATGGTGAAGGACGCGATCGAAGGGATCGCCATCGACTCGCTGCCGCTGACCACGGAGATGGCGGGTGCGGACGGCACGCTCGTACGCCGGTCCGTGATCCCAGGTACCTCGATCAAGGGCGCGCTTCGCGCCCACGCGGAGCGTATCGTGCGGACACTGTTCGCGATTCCGGATCTCCCTGCTGACACGCACCCGTCGCGGCAGTTCGTCGACGCGCTCGATCAGCTTCGTATCGTGACGGCACTCTTCGGGCGTGCTGGCCAGGGCGCAGACGTCGCTGCGGATGGACGGGATCATCACGGCCGAGGCGCCATCACGGTCAACGACGTCGTCGGCACCGGGCAGCTCTGCAACGAGGCGTGGCGCGCTCTGCTCACCGGCGAAGGCCCTGACGCGCCGCCGGACCCCACGATGCGAGTATCACTAGCACTGCGGGAGACACTGCAGCGAGACGGGTTCTATCCGCGCACACGCAATGCCATCGATCGATGGACATCGGGCACACTCGACGGGGCACTGTTCTCCGTGCTCGAGCCACGCGGAGTCACGTGGGAGCCGCTCGTCATCGAGATCGATGCCCAGCGGCTCGCTCCCGATGAACTGGGCCCCGCCCTGGCGCTGCTCTGCTATGTCGTGCGCGACTTCTGCGCTGGCATGATCCCGCTGGGCCACAGCACCACGGCGGGGATGGGATCGGTCAGCGCCGACGAAGCCAGAGTGACGATCAGGAATCTGCCCGCCCTCGAACCGGGAGGAGACGGAGGAGCCGTACTCGAGGACATCACGTTCGATCGATTGAGGGCGAGCAAGTGGGCGATACGTGCGTCCGACGCGCTGAACGAGTGGCGCGAGGGTGAGACAGCCGTGACAGCTGTGGGAGGGGATAAGTGAATCCGGTGACCCTTCTCATCTGGGAATGTGACCAGCTGTCGCTCGGCGACGCCATCGTCGCCTTTGGCGCGACCGGAGGGCGAGGCGTGGTGTTCCTCAGCGATCCATTTGAGTTTCGCGTGGGCGCCCTGGAGCGGGGCGCCGTGCGTGGGATGCTCGGTGAGACGCTCGACCTGTCGCACGTGTTCGAGGCACGATGCCTGCGCAATGACGCCGAATTGCGATGGAGACAGGATGCTTCTGCCGTTGGCGGGCGAGGGCGCGCCCGCGTGCTCACCGAGAATGTCGAGCTGACGCTCGGAGAACCCTGGAAGCTGGGGCGTCCGATCGAGGCGATCGATCAGATACCCTGCACCTACCTCGTCGCCGGGGGAAAGTTCAGGCCGTCGCCAGAGAATGATGGTTGGATGACGAGTTCGGACGAGCGCTGGCGCGCCATCCACCTCCCGGCGGAGGCGACAAAGTCGGGGCATTTGCAGATCGAGGGCGTGGAGTACGTGGCGATGGACGCTGAGCACGGGAACGCATTTGTCGCGGCCGAGCGCCTCTGTGGCATTCGGGGAATGGCGCGTGATCACGGGAGGCGTTGATGCCAGTAAAAACAGCGGCCATTGAGAAGGCCCGCGACGGCAAGGATGAACAGTGGTGTCTCCGTTTCCGTAACAGCAAGGGAGAGAACATGAGGGTCTCTCTGTTCGCGGAAGCTCTTTTCGGGGCACTCCGAACGAGGATCGACGAAGTTGTCGATAGTAGGGTGGTGGAAGTGAGTGCATGGTTCGACGAGCCAGCGCCGAGGACGACTGATCAGCCGCTCGCGGTGTGGCTCCCCCCGGAACAACCCACCGACGAAGAGCTCCACACTCGCCGCGAGTCACGATCTGCTGCGCGGCATGCCGCCAGGCTTCGAGAGGCGGATGTCAAGGCTTGCGAGCGCTCACCGAGCGATGTCGATGCAGGGAAGTTCCTGAACCCTTACGCCTTCGTCTTCACTCCGGACAGAGCCAACGTCAAGGGCGACCTCAAGGACGGCCCGCCCGCGCCGCAGAACCGGTGGTGCCCGGATCTCTGGTCCGGGAGACTCTGCTTCTCCATCACGACCAAGACGCCGCTGCTGGTACTCGATGAGGGGATGCAGATGCGAGGCGCACCACCCGGGCATAAGGAGTACCGCGCGCTCGAGATCGACGGGAAGCCGGTGCTTCCGGGGAGCGTGATCAAGGGTGTGTTGAGTGCGCACTACGAGGCGGTCACGAACTCGCGGTTGCGGGTGTTTGGCGAGCATGATAAGGGGCTCTCGTATCGAGACGGCAAGGCCAAAGCCCAGTACAGCTGCGCACCGAGAGACCTGCTCCCCGAGGGCCTGGAGAAGGCTAAGACCACTGATAATTTCTCCCCGGCCGATCGTGTCTTCGGCTTCGTAAGAGACGTGGTTGCGTGGCGAAGCGCTCTTCGCATTCACCGTGTCGATGCGTCGCAAGCCAGGATACTTGACCTATCAGCGTCACCGGTGCCGCTGGCAGTTCTCGGCGAGCCGCACAAGTACGGCCGATTCGTGCTCGTGGAAATGTCTAATGGCCGTCCGCTTCCAATTCCTACCACACGGCGCCGCCGGGACTTCTACTCAATTTCGAAGCATCAACGCCTCGCCGGGAGAAAGTTCTACTGGACTCATCGTGACCTGCCCGACGACTATTGGTCGTCGGGCGACGGCAACGGGCAGCCGGAGACGAAGCGATTTCGGGAGTTCGTAGCCCCCGGTGTCGGCGGTGCGCGACGTACTGACCTCAATCGATCGATCAGTTCTTGGATCGACATCGGCAGTCATTTCGAGGTCACCCTCGATGTCGTGAATCTGTCTGGCGCAGAGGTCGGCGCGCTCCTTTGGCTTCTCGACGGTACTCACAAGCAAAGCGTGTGTCGTTCGATGGGCTACGGAAAGCCTTTGGGGTTCGGGTCGACGCAGTGGACGTTGAATCTCACACGATCGACTCTCTGCAGCGGTACGGATCTCAGCGCTCGCTATCGATCTCTCGCATCAAGTCCGCTAGTAAACGGCACGGAGCTAACATCGGAGTCAGTTGAGAGCCTTGTCGAACAGTTCCGTAGAGCCACGGCCGACGCTTGGGGAGTGAGAGAGATTGAGGAGACGCCGCACGTGAAGGATTACCTTGCCATTTCTCGTGGACGCGTGGGACTCGCCGTTCGCTATCCGCGCACTGTCGATGCCCCCAATCCGAATGTCCGGGGCTTTAGTTGGTTCGTTGCCAACGAGAAGCAGGGCTTTCACGCACCTGGCCTCCCGACCGACGACGACGTCGGCCTCCCCCGCACGCCATAGCGCTCGGGAGTCACCGTGGACCCGCTCTTCAGAAGTGTGTACGTCGGTCTCGCCTGCACGACCGGTGGGCGATGGTCAAACGGACATGGGCGTTTGCTGCACGCCGCATTGTTCAATGCCGTCGCCCGCGTCGATCCCGCGTTGGCCAGGCGCCTCCACGACCAGCCGGACTTCCGACCGTTCACGGTCGCCGTGGTGGGTGGTGTAGCGTACGGAACGCAACCCGTCGACCTTCAGCGGGGAGCGACGCTCGACGTCCGCATCACGAGCATCGATGATCAGCTGAGTCGTGCACTGGACGACGTTCTGGCCGAGCTGGGCTCGTCAGCCGTGCATCTAGGTCGGACAGTCTTTCAAGTCGATGCGCTCGCCCGCAGCCCCAGTGAGCACCCGTCGGCCGTTTCCGCGCCAGCGACGCGCTTGTCCGAGTTCTGGCTTCACGAACAATCCGCGGCAGTCAAGCCCGACGTGCGCACCACGGTTCGTTTTCTCACCCCGACGACGTTTCGGCATCAGGGGGAGAACGTTCCGCTTCCACTTCCATCGCTGCTATTCGCGCGCCTGCGCCGCGCCTGGAACGCGATCGGTGTAGCGGAGATCGACCCCTTGCTCGGGATCCGGATCGCCGACCAGTGCACGATCACCGGATACTCACTGCACACTCTTCAGGTCCCGCTCGCACCTCGCTCCATTCAGTCCGCCTTCATTGGAGAGTGCGAGTACGAGATCGCGCGCACCGACGAGGAGGCGCGTCGCGCCGCGCAGCTCCTCCTCGACTTCGGCTTTTTTGCCGGCATCGGATACAAGACGTCGATGGGGCTCGGCGCCATCGCGCCCGTTCAGCGATCGGTGGTTCGCCAACGCCGCGGGTCGCCATCGGCCATGCCCTCCGCAACGCCGCGGTAACAAGCCGCGTGCCGCACGTGCCGCACGTGCCGCACGTGCCGCACGTGACGGCGGAGGGCCAGACAGTTGCTGGGGTCGGGGTTCAGCTACTCCCCCTCCCATGACACGCGCCGCGCCGCTTCTGCCCCGATCCGTGGCAGAGCTTGCACTCCCGCCAATCGACGGTGAAGAAGCTGCCGTAGTCCCGCTTTCCCTTGCCAAGACAGTCGGGGCAAAGGACGACGCCCCTCCCATTACATCCTCTGCATCTGGACATGGGATTTCTCCCTGTGGGGGAGCCCTCGAAGATGCGGGCTCGTGAGCGTGATGCGCTGGGGACATCGACGCTCGGCTGACCATGCCGCGACGCGACTGTCCTCTACCTGCAAGACGCTGCGGCGGGTCTGCGTGCGACAGCTGTTAGCGGCGATCCCAGATTGCACAGAATTGGCGACCGGAATTGCACACTCGGGTGAGGCGGCGTCCTCGCCGTCCGCTCGGGCCGCGGCGCTCTTGAGCTGACCCCGGTGGGGGGCTGCGGGTCATCCCCGCACGCGCGGGGAACACGCGCGCCTGCTGGGGCCCAGGTGGGCCGCCGTCGGGTCATCCCCGCACACGCGGGGAACACGTGCGACTCTGTGATCTCATGCGCGTCCCCTACGGGTCATCCTGGACTTGACCCGGTTCGATGGACACAAGGTTTAGGCGGCTTTGTCTCGCGCCGCCAAGTTTACTTCGTACGCAACGGGGCTGACGTAGCCGAGGCTCGAGTGCAGCCGCTCGCGATTGTACAACACCTCGATGAACGGGACGATGGCGCGCCGCGCGGCCTCGCGCGACGCGAAGTCCGCCTCGGCGAGGAGTTCGTGTTCGAGCGTCGCGAAGAAGCTCTCCGCCACGGCGTTGTCCCAACAGTTCCCCTTGCGACTCATGCTACTCGTCAGGCCGTGCGTGGCGAGTTGCGCCTGATAGGCCCGGCCCGCGTACTCGCGGCCGCGATCCGCGTGATGGAGCAGGCCCGCGGGGGGCCGCCGGTGCTGCACGGCCATGCTGAGTGCGTCGCACACGAGCCGCTCTTCCATCGTCGCCTGCATGGCCCAGCCCACCACGCGCCGCGAGCCGAGATCGAGGACGATGGCGAGGAAGAGCCACCCCTCGCGCGTCGGGATGTACGTGCTGTCGCTCCCCCACACGCGATTCACACCGCCGATGGCCGGCACGGCGAACTGCCGGACGAGCACGTTCGGCGCGACGCGAGGCCCGTGCCGGCTGTCCGTCGTGCGCACCCAGCGGCGCCGGGGGCGCGCCACCAGGCCGTCGGCTGTCAAGGATCACCCACTCTTACGCAGTTGGCGATCACCCAGTCTTACGCACCGGGTTTGTTCGACTTCCTGGGGGCATCACCTCCTGAGGGGGTTGGTTGGGGGTGGGGACGCGGCGGGCGGTGGGGTGAGGAGCTTGTCGAGCTCCCGGAGCCGGTAGCTGCGCCCGTCGATGTGGACGATGTGCACGTGGTGCAGCAGCCGGTCGAGGATCGCCGTGGTGAGGATCTCGTCGCCGGCGAAGACCTCGGGCCAGTCGCGCACATGCTTGTTCGTCGTGACGACGATGCTCGCCCGTTCGTAGCGCGCCGAGACCAAGCGGAAGAACAGGTTGGCCTCCATCCGGTCCAACGGCCGGAAGCCGACTTCGTCGACGAGCAGCAGCGCGCTGTTGAGGTAGCGCTTGGCCTTGAGGCGCGCCGGGGGGATGGCCGCGTCGGCCTTGAGGGCGTGCAGCAGGTCGTCCAGGACGACGTGCATCACCGAAAAGCCGTTCTTGATCGCCTTGACGCCCAAGCCACAGGCCAAGTGGCTCTTGCCGACCCCCGGCGGCCCGAGGAACAGCACGTTCTGCCGCTCGCGCACGAAGCTGCACGTGGCGAGCGCGTCGAGCTGGCGCCGGTCGGCCTTGGGCTGAAAGCCCCAGTCGAACGTCTCCAGGGTCTTGCCACTCGGGAGGCCGGAGAGCGTGAGCATCGTCGCGATCCGGCGTTCGTCCTTGCGCTCGAGCTGGCGCGTCAGGACGCGGCCGAGGAACGCGCTCGGATCGAGGTGCTCGCGCGCGGCGGTCTCGATCAGTTCGGGCAAGGCACTCGCAGCATGCTCCATGCCTAACGCCGTGAGCTGCTGGGCCAGGGTATCGAGGGGGAGCGGGGCCGCGGGACTCATGGGCGCGCTCCGTCG
It encodes:
- a CDS encoding transposase — protein: MTADGLVARPRRRWVRTTDSRHGPRVAPNVLVRQFAVPAIGGVNRVWGSDSTYIPTREGWLFLAIVLDLGSRRVVGWAMQATMEERLVCDALSMAVQHRRPPAGLLHHADRGREYAGRAYQAQLATHGLTSSMSRKGNCWDNAVAESFFATLEHELLAEADFASREAARRAIVPFIEVLYNRERLHSSLGYVSPVAYEVNLAARDKAA